AATTCCTTCCCTGGTGGCCAATATTTTGGTGATGATCTTCTGAGCATAACCAGCCTGGCTACTAGACACAAAATCTGTCATACTCTAGTAGCTCCCATAACCTACTGTCTGGTACTAGGTTTTACTTACCCTCTCTGGGCTACAGCTTCTCCATCTATCATTGAGGAAAAATATTGGACTAGATCAGAAATGTCAGAAAATCAGCCTGCAAAACTCAAATGGgctgaatcaaattaaaataaaactggaaactaaTCAAAATACAGTACAACACAGATCATGTCAATCTATCGTTTGTGGTCAGTGAAGTTCTGTTTCAAGGGACTAGCTATCTGAGGTACCAGCTTTAAATCTCTAATCCTATGACTACAGTCATTTTTAATTACAGTCTTTCTAGCATTCAATCTGTTCAAACTGTGattcttaaagaataaataagaaacatgAACAAAAGTTAAGAAACTTTACTTAAGCCATTTTCAACAAAAGTTAATAAGCAGTTAATTCTTGAACTTCAGTTTAAATCATCAGCAAGTAAtcatttcaaatgattttttttatcattttctaaaaGCCACCAAGTTTAGGATATAGcatacatttttccttttaaatagcaACCACTGAAAATGCAGAAAaccaattacaaagaaaatccaaaagcctcatttacctaaaaaaaaagtatatatttaaaagactTGCAATCTTGTAGCAAAACAAGCGCATACATGCAGTTGAATCTGGTTTAAGACAGAAACCTTAATCcctaaaaaaattactaaacattTAATATATCACATTTAAAATAAGACAGCATccaaaatgtgtttaaaatgttCACTTTAACCAGGTTGTCAGAAAGCAAGCTACTACCCTCCTTAGTCAGCTAGTGTTTCAGCACAAACCTTTAagaaatgattttgttttctaaagaGGAGCTTCTCATTGTTCCACCTTTCACAGTATAATGGTTCAAACAGCACAAAACAGCCAAACCAGAGATGTGGACCCAAACTTGACACCTCAGCGTCAAAGCCCACAGGCTTTGCTAGGAAGCAGGGAAGTTCTCGTACTTGTTTAAAACTTTACAGGAGAATGAGGGATTCTGTCTCACAGCTCAGCACAGCTAAGACTGGATATGAGCGTCCAAACGGGATCTGAGGATTCACATAGGGGCTGGGCTGTATGATCTCCCATCAATCCCTCTTCTCTGGCCAATGGTTAGGCCTTCCTGCTTCCCCCCACCCAGAGAAATTATACCCCTTCAAGAAAGGCACTGAAACAAATTCTTAAGAATCCAGAGATTCATTCCCTGAACTCAACTGCTTCTCCCAAGTCTCCATCATCCTCAGGTCAGCCCCATTCTAATTAATCAGTAATTCTGGCTGAAGGCTAAGGCAGAGGCTACATCTAAGAATAGCAAAGGACATTAAGAGGTGACAAGCTGAGTCATTATAGGACTGGGATATGAGGGAAGAAAATCCAAACTGCCTACCATGGTTCTTATTGTGCCTCTGTCCCAGAGGCCTAACTTGGTGATATAAAGTACCAGCGTACACAGGTACAGGGAGAAGGTCAGTCTACGTGGAGGCTGGGGCTAACAGTTGCCCAGCCAGAATGTTAGGAAAATAACACATCCCAAGTTGCCCTTTCTACATCTCTTTGGGCTCAAAGTTTAATCCTCCACTCAGCTACTGagcctcttctttttaaaaaaattaatacatttcAGGTGGTAAGGAATCAAGACTTTTCCCTCACCCCTGTTCCCTTGCCCCTGGTCCTCCACTCCTTTCTTCAGGAGATAAGTCACATCTAACAATTTGACCCTTGAGTTCCCACTCCCCACCCTTTGGCCGAAATTTACTCATAACTCATCTATCTGTCCCCAAAACTTGCCCCACCTCCCCTCCCAGAACAGTGTCCTTCAGGAGAGCCAAgctggggagaagagaggaagcagGGGTACCAGGAGGCTGCCTAGGAACTGATAACATGTCCCGACCAGGTCTCATGTTTGGTGCCTGGTGCCAGGTGAGTGATAACAACTTCCACAGCCTGATGCTTTTCGTTCTTTGGCGGAATTGAACACATCTTGTAGGTGACTTCATCTCCTTCCATAGGTACATATTCTCCTTCAACACTGTCAGGGAGTAGCaggtagggagaaggaaaaagaaaactcagtgGTCAGACATGGATGTGCCTAATACCCCACAATGTGCTTTCCCCACTCAAGCCTCATAATAAAGAAGCCAGGTCTAAAAAGGCCCATCACATCAAGGGACAGGAAATTAGCAACTATGACTAATACAGTAAGACTAATTTACAATGTGGTCTACAGAAGTCACATCTCAGATGGTGAGCCCAGTGTTACAAAAACTTGTATTGTGGAAATAAGGCTTCCAAAACTAGCTGATGAAGAGGATTGTTTACACTATAACCCTGGTTACTTTAATTACTGAACTCTCCTGATGAACTAGAAAGAACAACCCGATTTAAaggtggggagaggggggaattgttttgtttttcttggaccATGACTATATTCCATAAAGTAGTTCACTGGAAGGACCCTCCCATTTGTAGAACATGTTTATCTATACAGGTATGCACACATGTATGACTAGGATATAGTTACAATAAAGacatatatggagaattgacctCAGCGTCAGAAAAACTAGAGTTCCAAGTCCTGCTTCCAATACAAGCAGATTATTTTTACTCTAAGCTCCAGGTAGCTCTCTAAAACTAAGTTGCTGAACAGGTGCAGATGGAGATAAAGTGTGTGCCCTATGTCTTGAGATAAAGTATGTGCCCTAGGTCAGTGAACTCACAGGTctgatccaaaagaaaaaaaagttacaattaccCTGATGTTGGTAGAAGCTAACAAGTGCAAGAAGTCTACCTTTCTACTGATAGGAACCCTCATGCCCCGCTGAGGAATGGAAGGGAATGGGCAGTACTTCTGTGTTCTTGGGGACGGAGACATAAGTGCCCCTGTGATTATAgagactggggggaggggaaggaaagggagaagaggcaTTCCTGGGATTGTCCTGCTGCCCATTGGCTGATGGGGGCTTAAAGACATAAACAGTCCCCTCACTCAAATTAAGTGTCCATGGATAGACACTTGCATACATACACACTTTCCTCACCATCCCACTTctccttttacctctttttaaagtcccttcctcACCCTCCACCCCCCCAGAAATCCTCTAACtacctttaagaaaaaaatgcatctcCATATGGGCCCTCCTCACATATCCACATACCACATGACATGTCCCACATCAGTTTAGCCTATTAAACCCCTGATTCAGGGCAAGACCCATTCAGACTATGACACCTCTCCCTACCCACCTTTTTCTTCCCCTGATCTCCCTCACCAACACCACCTAACAATTGTCTGCCCACATATTTTATCTACTCCTGGCCACTTACTCAgagatatgaaggaagatgtCTGGTCCACCATCAGCTGGTGTAATGAAGCCGTGCCCCTTGGAGCGACAAAAGCATTTACAGACACCCTTATAGACAGGTCCCTCAGCTGCCCGCACAGTCCTGAAGCAGGACAGAGAGAGCCATGAGTGCTTCACCCCTTGTTCCCACCAGGCCCAGA
This sequence is a window from Sminthopsis crassicaudata isolate SCR6 chromosome 1, ASM4859323v1, whole genome shotgun sequence. Protein-coding genes within it:
- the CARHSP1 gene encoding calcium-regulated heat-stable protein 1, producing the protein MSAEPPQPPKPPTHPASLRLPDGPRERDRSPSPMRGYLIPSPLPTRRTRTFSATVRAAEGPVYKGVCKCFCRSKGHGFITPADGGPDIFLHISDVEGEYVPMEGDEVTYKMCSIPPKNEKHQAVEVVITHLAPGTKHETWSGHVISS